In Lentilactobacillus sp. SPB1-3, the sequence CCTGTTTGGATACCATTCACGATTCCATCATTTATTGAACTCCAAGAAAAGTGACGAACTTTAGCCCAACAAATCAATAAAAAAATGACCAATAAAATGGGAATTTCAGGAGATAAAGCTAGCTTGATAACACTAAATCCCATGATCAATAGCATAACCACTAAAATAATTGAACCTTCCATGAGGCTCACTTTCGATTGAGTCTGTTCTTCCATATCTATCCCTCCAGGATGTTATTAACTAGTTTTTTGAATAAAAAAAGTCCCTACTGCAACAAAAGTTACAGTAGGGACGAATTAATTATCCGTGGTACCACCCAAATTAAGCCAAATAAATTAGCTCACTCACTAGATGGTAACGGTTCTAGTTATTTTCCGAATGACATCCACGGTATTTGGTTTAACTGCCCTGACCGGTTCGCATCAACCACCGGCTTTCTTACGCCCAGACAATCAAACTACTTAAATGTGAATTCGTCATTAATATGTTTATGATAATAACATTAAAAATTTTGAGAGTCAACTATACTTCTAATTGCCGTTCCTTAAAGAATTCAAGTGGATAATAAACTTTTCCACCCTTATTATATAAAGCACCATCACGCAATAATTTAATTAAATTAGCATTTAAATTAATGGATAAAGTTGAGTGAATATTAAAATTATCAGCAAAGATATACCCGTTTTCAGTAAAGAAATCACTAAAGTCAACGGCACTCATGGCTCCGTAACCAGCTAATCGAGCTCTAGATTCCATTTCCATCAAGACCTGTTGGCCAATTCCTTGACCTTGATATTCTGGAACAACACTTAGTTCTACAATTGAGGTAATCCCAAATGGTTTAGCGTTATCGCCAACGGTCACTTCAATCATCATCGCATGACCTAAGATATCGCCACTGGTTGTTTTAACCACTATTTCAAAATCATCACGATACTTGGCATATTCTCGTAGGCGGTTAACCATCGCGATTTCATCACCATCATGATTTTCACTACCGTTACCATATCCTTTGGCTATCACCTCATCAATTTTATGATGATCATTTGGAACAGCTGTTTCGATTGTATATTGCAAATCCATTCATCTCTCTATCTGTGTGATTACTAATGATATATAATTATCAATAAACTTAACTGAAAGCAGGTATCCCCTATATGAAAAACAAAACCAGATGGACACTTACTGGTATTTTAACATACTGTCTTTTTGCTGCGATCACTTTCGGATTTAATTTGTTATCTCCATCCAGAATTGGTGTGACTTGGACCGTTTTTTGGTACATTGCCGCTGCATTGATCATTTATTACCTCTGCTTTAAAAACTACGTCTTTAGAAGAATGCTATACAATGCGCGTCAGTTACATATGACCAAAGATGAACTTGCTGAGATGTTACCAGATATTAAGCAAAGCCAAGACATCCCTAATCCTCAAAGGCATCAACCATTCAGCCCGCTATTCACATTCTCTCTGCAAAACTTGGATAAATTAGATCAAGAATTACAAAAAAAAGCTACCGAACATGGTATTGAACCTTATGAATAAAGAAAACAGGCATCAACTCTTAGAGCTGATGCCTGTTATTTTAGTTAGCTGCTTTTACTTCAGCTAATTTTTTATCTAAATAGGAAGCTAATTTTTCCTTGGGGTAAACACCAGTAACCTTTTCCGTGGCCTTTCCATTTTTAAAGATTACTAAGCTAGGAATACTCATCACCTTATATTGTTCAGCAATATCCTGGTTTTGATCGACATTCATTTTACCAAAATGAATCTGGCCATCATATTGAGTTTCCAAATTTTCTAAAACAGGATCCATTATCTTACAAGGCCCACACCAAGGAGCCCAAAAATCAATCACTGTTATTTCATTGTCTGTTTCTTGCTTAAGATTGTCCCGAGTTATTGTCACGCTCATGTTTATTCTGACTCCTTCTAATAAAGTGAATTGCAATAGTAATTGCAATAGATAATAACACAATTATTCCAAACCAAGTGGCAGGAATTTCAATATCGATTGCAGGAATTGATAGCATCAACTTAATCGCAATCAACGCAATCAATATATATGCCATAGTCTGTAATTCAGGAATTTTAGCCATTAATTTCATAATCACTTCAGCTACACCCCGCATTGCGAGAATTCCAATCATCCCTCCAATTAAAACGATAACTGGGTTAGATGAGATCGCCAATGATGACAAAACCGAATCAATAGAAAAGACGATATCCATAAATTCAATTTGAATAACTACTGACCAAAATAGCGAAAGCTTACCACCACTTCGCAATTTGCGAGTATGAACAACTTTTGTCTTCCGGAAATACGTCCAGACCAGGTATAACAAGTATAAACCACCGATAATCTTGATTTCCCAAAAGTTGATGAGATATGTTCCGATTCCAATAATTAAGAATCTGAAGATATATGCCCCCCACAAGCCATAAAATAATGACTTTTCCTGCTGACTCTTAGTTGGCAGGACTTGGGTCTGAGCAGCTAAGACAACAGCATTATCAACTGATAATAAGCATTCAATAATCACCAGCGACAATATAATCAGCCAATCAGCTGAAGATGTAATAACCATTTCCCAATTATGAACATCAAAAAATGGTCCATATAATTTATCTAGTATGCCCAATGCGCGAACTCCCTCTCAGATAAGTGATATTAATTCATTTCAACAAAATTAATTTTATCATTGATCTCAAAAAATCGTGGT encodes:
- a CDS encoding GNAT family N-acetyltransferase produces the protein MDLQYTIETAVPNDHHKIDEVIAKGYGNGSENHDGDEIAMVNRLREYAKYRDDFEIVVKTTSGDILGHAMMIEVTVGDNAKPFGITSIVELSVVPEYQGQGIGQQVLMEMESRARLAGYGAMSAVDFSDFFTENGYIFADNFNIHSTLSINLNANLIKLLRDGALYNKGGKVYYPLEFFKERQLEV
- the trxA gene encoding thioredoxin produces the protein MSVTITRDNLKQETDNEITVIDFWAPWCGPCKIMDPVLENLETQYDGQIHFGKMNVDQNQDIAEQYKVMSIPSLVIFKNGKATEKVTGVYPKEKLASYLDKKLAEVKAAN
- a CDS encoding TerC family protein; its protein translation is MVITSSADWLIILSLVIIECLLSVDNAVVLAAQTQVLPTKSQQEKSLFYGLWGAYIFRFLIIGIGTYLINFWEIKIIGGLYLLYLVWTYFRKTKVVHTRKLRSGGKLSLFWSVVIQIEFMDIVFSIDSVLSSLAISSNPVIVLIGGMIGILAMRGVAEVIMKLMAKIPELQTMAYILIALIAIKLMLSIPAIDIEIPATWFGIIVLLSIAITIAIHFIRRSQNKHERDNNSGQS